A genomic region of Chryseobacterium sp. KACC 21268 contains the following coding sequences:
- the gldD gene encoding gliding motility lipoprotein GldD, with amino-acid sequence MFKNLIRVFIGLSLFSCGKEPVPKPKGDLRLEYPAPKYLSFSAPCDYSFEYSDFAKIKDAKQACWYNLSYPDMKANVFITYFPIKNDFQLHVKEAEKMVYEHTIKASAIDTKSFAYPEKNVYGNFYELKGQTASNIQFYVTDSTRHFVTGNLYFNSRPRPDSLAPAVDYIKKDLLHLIDSFEWKK; translated from the coding sequence ATGTTTAAAAATCTGATCAGAGTTTTCATCGGCTTATCACTTTTCTCCTGCGGCAAAGAACCGGTTCCAAAACCGAAAGGCGATTTGCGTTTGGAATATCCAGCCCCGAAATATCTGAGCTTTTCTGCACCTTGTGATTACTCTTTTGAATATTCGGATTTTGCTAAGATCAAAGATGCAAAACAAGCCTGTTGGTACAATCTCTCTTATCCTGATATGAAGGCTAATGTTTTCATTACTTATTTTCCGATCAAGAATGATTTCCAACTTCACGTGAAGGAAGCAGAGAAAATGGTTTACGAACACACCATCAAAGCCAGCGCGATTGATACTAAATCATTCGCTTACCCAGAGAAAAATGTTTACGGAAATTTTTATGAACTGAAAGGTCAAACCGCATCAAATATTCAGTTTTATGTGACAGACAGCACGAGACATTTTGTAACTGGGAATTTATATTTCAATTCACGTCCGCGTCCAGATTCTTTGGCGCCGGCTGTAGATTATATCAAAAAAGACCTTTTGCACTTGATCGATTCATTTGAATGGAAAAAATAA
- a CDS encoding peptidylprolyl isomerase has product MLCLFSTKFSAQVKKGQLIDGIAAVIGDEIVLESDIEDQANYAKQQGADVGDKCDFMESILNNKLLIYEAKKDTLVENRSAAIKEMAGTKYTQILSQFPDEKAMLAAYKFRTSYEMKTAIEKIDADNYYGQAKYGRITEKADVTPNEVTDFYNQFKFQLPNVKDEVALSKISMFPKISSSHKQEIIDKLNKIKADIKKGESFESQARIYSEDEGSAAMGGLYKNINVGQMVKPFEAAALNLQEGEMSDPIESEYGYHLITLIKRNGKKYDARHILIKSTPNAQEIASTRKQLDSIRTLIINKKMTFKDAAYKFSDDKSNKFSAGIMTNAQDGSDKLEKLSLDPTVSYQIAGLKKNDITEPFQQEDQQKRKMISIIEVNDIIDAHQLELSTDYERIKEMALNKKKNEIVEKWVNAKIPSIFISIDNKYKDCKFHSNWQKNTVVTTK; this is encoded by the coding sequence ATGTTGTGCTTGTTCAGTACAAAATTTTCTGCTCAGGTAAAAAAAGGTCAGCTCATAGATGGGATTGCGGCCGTAATAGGTGATGAAATTGTATTGGAGTCTGACATAGAAGATCAAGCGAACTATGCTAAACAGCAAGGCGCAGATGTGGGGGATAAATGTGATTTTATGGAGAGTATCCTGAACAATAAGTTACTGATATACGAAGCTAAGAAGGATACATTGGTAGAAAACAGATCTGCGGCTATTAAAGAAATGGCTGGTACAAAATACACTCAGATTCTTTCTCAGTTTCCGGACGAGAAGGCAATGTTGGCAGCTTACAAATTCCGTACGTCTTACGAGATGAAAACGGCAATAGAGAAAATTGATGCTGACAACTATTACGGGCAGGCAAAATACGGAAGGATTACAGAGAAAGCAGATGTGACGCCGAATGAGGTGACTGATTTCTACAACCAGTTCAAGTTCCAGTTACCGAATGTAAAAGATGAAGTAGCGCTTTCAAAAATCAGTATGTTTCCAAAAATTTCATCTTCCCACAAGCAGGAGATTATTGATAAATTAAATAAAATAAAAGCTGACATCAAAAAAGGAGAAAGCTTCGAAAGCCAGGCAAGAATCTATTCCGAAGACGAAGGTTCTGCTGCAATGGGTGGACTTTATAAGAATATCAACGTAGGGCAGATGGTAAAACCTTTTGAGGCGGCAGCGCTTAACCTTCAGGAAGGTGAGATGTCGGATCCTATAGAATCTGAATATGGTTACCACTTGATTACACTTATCAAAAGAAATGGGAAGAAGTATGATGCAAGACATATTCTAATCAAAAGTACGCCCAACGCCCAGGAAATTGCATCCACAAGAAAGCAGCTGGACAGTATCAGAACTTTGATTATAAACAAGAAAATGACTTTCAAAGATGCCGCTTACAAATTCTCTGATGACAAAAGCAACAAATTCTCTGCAGGTATTATGACAAATGCTCAAGACGGTTCTGATAAATTAGAAAAGTTGAGTCTGGATCCAACAGTTTCTTATCAGATTGCAGGTCTTAAGAAGAATGATATCACGGAACCTTTCCAGCAGGAGGATCAGCAGAAGAGAAAGATGATCAGCATCATTGAAGTAAATGACATCATCGATGCACATCAATTGGAGCTCTCTACAGATTACGAAAGAATCAAGGAAATGGCTCTCAACAAGAAGAAAAACGAAATCGTTGAGAAATGGGTAAATGCAAAAATACCTTCAATCTTTATCTCAATTGATAACAAATACAAGGATTGCAAATTCCACAGTAACTGGCAGAAAAATACAGTTGTGACAACTAAATAA
- a CDS encoding PfkB family carbohydrate kinase: MKLLAVGTVAFDAIETPFGKTDKILGGAATYIGLAAAALDTDVSLVSVIGGDFPQEYLDMMTSKNINVDGVEMVKDGKTFFWSGKYHNDLNSRDTLVTELNVLADFDPKVPEHSSEAEVLLLGNLDPVVQLSVLEKMKTQPKLVILDTMNFWMDIAWDNLMKVIAKTDVITINDEEARQLSGEYSLVKAAKKIHELGPKYVIIKKGEHGALLFHDGKIFAIPALPLEEVFDPTGAGDTFAGGFASYLTKKGDFSFESMKTAIIVGSAMASFTVEKFGTERIESVTKEELSERINQFKELTTFESVI; the protein is encoded by the coding sequence ATGAAATTACTAGCAGTAGGAACTGTAGCATTTGATGCCATCGAAACACCTTTTGGAAAAACAGATAAAATCCTCGGTGGTGCAGCCACTTATATCGGACTTGCAGCAGCAGCTTTGGACACAGACGTGAGTTTGGTTTCCGTAATCGGCGGCGATTTCCCACAGGAATATCTGGATATGATGACTTCAAAAAACATCAATGTAGATGGGGTAGAAATGGTGAAAGATGGGAAAACATTTTTCTGGAGTGGGAAATACCACAACGATTTGAACTCCAGAGATACTTTGGTGACAGAACTAAACGTTTTAGCTGATTTCGATCCAAAAGTTCCTGAGCATTCTTCCGAAGCAGAAGTGCTTTTGTTGGGAAATCTTGATCCTGTAGTTCAGCTTTCTGTTTTAGAAAAAATGAAAACGCAGCCAAAATTGGTGATCCTTGATACTATGAATTTCTGGATGGACATCGCTTGGGACAACTTGATGAAAGTAATTGCTAAGACTGATGTTATCACAATTAATGATGAGGAAGCGAGACAACTTTCCGGAGAATATTCTTTGGTGAAAGCTGCTAAGAAGATCCACGAATTAGGACCAAAATATGTGATCATTAAAAAAGGAGAACACGGCGCATTGCTTTTCCACGACGGAAAAATTTTCGCGATCCCTGCATTGCCTTTGGAAGAAGTTTTTGATCCAACCGGCGCTGGAGACACTTTCGCAGGTGGTTTCGCATCTTATCTTACAAAGAAAGGTGATTTCAGTTTTGAAAGTATGAAAACCGCAATTATTGTTGGAAGTGCAATGGCTTCTTTCACAGTTGAGAAATTCGGGACAGAGAGAATCGAAAGTGTGACGAAAGAAGAATTGAGCGAGAGAATCAACCAGTTCAAGGAGCTTACGACTTTCGAATCTGTAATCTAA
- a CDS encoding RNA polymerase sigma factor RpoD/SigA, whose product MRQLKITKQVTNRETASLDKYLQEIGKVELITADEEVDLAQRIRAGDRAALEKLIKANLRFVVSVSKQYQNQGLSLPDLINEGNLGLMKAAKRYDETRGFKFISYAVWWIRQSILQALAEQSRIVRLPLNKIGSINKINKAYAHLEQENERPPSPEELAEVLDMSEEDIKESMKNSGRHLSMDAPLVEGEDSNLYDVLRSGESPSPDKDLMLESLQIEIERALQTLTPREADLVRLYFGLNGKHPMTLEEIGETFDLTRERVRQIKEKAIKRLKHNTRSKILKSYLGK is encoded by the coding sequence ATGAGACAATTAAAAATTACAAAACAGGTTACCAACAGGGAAACCGCATCACTAGACAAGTATCTGCAAGAAATCGGAAAAGTGGAATTGATCACGGCCGATGAAGAGGTAGATTTAGCACAAAGAATCCGCGCTGGCGACAGAGCTGCGTTGGAGAAATTGATCAAAGCTAACTTACGTTTCGTGGTTTCCGTTTCCAAGCAGTATCAGAATCAGGGACTTTCTCTTCCCGATCTGATCAACGAAGGAAATCTTGGTCTAATGAAAGCGGCGAAAAGATATGATGAGACGAGAGGTTTCAAATTTATCTCCTACGCTGTTTGGTGGATTCGTCAGTCGATTTTGCAGGCTTTGGCCGAGCAGTCGAGAATTGTGAGATTGCCATTGAATAAGATTGGTTCTATCAACAAGATCAACAAAGCTTATGCTCACCTGGAGCAAGAGAACGAAAGACCACCTTCTCCGGAAGAGTTGGCAGAAGTTCTTGATATGAGCGAGGAAGACATCAAGGAATCTATGAAAAACAGTGGTCGTCACCTATCGATGGATGCGCCACTTGTGGAAGGTGAAGATTCTAACCTTTATGACGTTTTGCGTTCGGGAGAATCGCCTAGTCCAGATAAGGATCTGATGTTGGAATCTCTACAGATCGAAATCGAAAGAGCACTTCAAACTTTGACGCCGAGAGAGGCTGACTTGGTAAGATTGTATTTCGGATTGAACGGAAAACACCCAATGACGCTTGAAGAAATTGGTGAAACTTTTGACCTTACGAGAGAAAGAGTTCGCCAGATCAAAGAAAA